The Sporomusaceae bacterium FL31 genome includes a region encoding these proteins:
- the dpaL_1 gene encoding PLP-dependent lyase/thiolase — MRILGNPYGADPRIISGESGAVTLGLLSCLLTMPSLKKAKAAFNLNHQSNILLFSTEGDTDPDKYRNIVWNGECAASCAEYLYANYGN, encoded by the coding sequence ATGCGAATTCTGGGAAATCCGTATGGTGCTGATCCGCGTATCATATCTGGTGAGTCTGGAGCTGTTACGTTAGGGTTACTCAGTTGTCTACTGACCATGCCGAGTTTGAAAAAAGCTAAGGCAGCCTTCAACCTCAATCATCAATCGAACATTCTATTATTTAGTACCGAGGGGGATACTGATCCTGATAAATATCGCAATATTGTCTGGAATGGTGAATGTGCAGCATCCTGTGCGGAGTATCTCTATGCAAATTATGGAAATTAA
- a CDS encoding ATPase AAA gives MYSLQEIRETVQQTAEAIAEALLMEVEIADSQLMRIAGTGRYQHQCGKMLQDGFVYRHVIQSGQSVMIDSPGNHELCQPCTARANCPEAAEVAVPIGINGRILGVIGLICLDSMQAERLRERKDSLLRFLEKMAELIAAKVTEKVQSQERETLARQLVTVLNLLHDGILVVNADKGIIHTNELGAKMVDMAFDKPAVLSQIMDEKKMWRVIEDGEKFSGEVKGRRVTAQWYCDAFPIIRSGRFEGAVVTLRDAQEIKRLVNDATVSDIATEFSQIIGNCGKIRELKELATRVAPTNSTLLIQGESGTGKELLARAIHESSPRKINAFIAINCGAIPENLLESELFGYEEGAFTGARRGGKLGKFELAHNGTIFLDEIGDMPLHLQVKLLRVLQERKVERIGSSRASAVNVRVIAATHRNLERLVASGEFREDLYYRLNVIPLVIPPLRERKEDIPLLVLYYLNYYCGVLGKKINGVTPDAVALLSRYPWPGNVRELANVIEYAVTMATGEYISFEVLPKRIKQEEKVAVTTGCLNLKTLEREIITKALEAAAVDGHKDAAAKLLGISRATLYRKIKEYNIAERKFFS, from the coding sequence ATGTATTCGCTGCAGGAAATTCGTGAGACAGTGCAGCAGACGGCTGAAGCAATTGCAGAGGCACTGCTAATGGAAGTCGAGATCGCCGATAGTCAATTAATGCGGATAGCAGGAACGGGCAGATATCAGCATCAATGCGGTAAAATGCTGCAAGATGGCTTTGTCTATCGGCATGTTATTCAGAGTGGACAGTCAGTGATGATTGATAGTCCGGGGAATCATGAATTGTGCCAGCCGTGTACTGCTCGTGCCAATTGCCCGGAAGCAGCTGAGGTGGCTGTTCCGATTGGAATTAATGGGCGTATTCTCGGCGTAATCGGGCTTATTTGTCTAGATAGTATGCAAGCAGAGCGGTTACGGGAGCGTAAAGACTCTTTGCTGCGTTTTTTAGAGAAGATGGCTGAATTGATTGCTGCAAAAGTCACAGAAAAGGTACAAAGCCAGGAACGGGAGACACTTGCCCGCCAGCTTGTAACGGTTTTAAATCTGCTGCATGATGGAATTCTGGTCGTGAATGCCGATAAAGGCATTATTCACACCAATGAACTTGGGGCAAAAATGGTGGATATGGCTTTTGACAAGCCTGCTGTTTTATCACAGATTATGGATGAGAAAAAAATGTGGAGAGTCATTGAGGACGGAGAAAAGTTTTCTGGTGAAGTCAAAGGGCGGAGGGTTACGGCTCAATGGTACTGTGATGCCTTTCCCATTATCCGAAGCGGGCGGTTTGAAGGAGCGGTGGTTACACTGCGCGATGCCCAAGAGATTAAGCGCTTGGTTAACGATGCTACTGTCAGTGATATTGCAACTGAATTCTCTCAGATCATTGGCAATTGCGGCAAAATCCGCGAGTTAAAAGAATTAGCCACCAGAGTGGCTCCTACTAATTCCACCTTGCTCATTCAAGGTGAGAGCGGCACAGGCAAGGAGTTGCTGGCTAGGGCTATTCACGAAAGCAGTCCAAGGAAAATTAACGCGTTTATAGCAATAAACTGTGGTGCAATTCCTGAGAATCTGTTAGAGAGCGAACTATTCGGTTATGAAGAGGGTGCCTTTACCGGAGCCAGACGAGGAGGCAAGCTCGGCAAGTTTGAGTTAGCCCATAATGGGACCATTTTCCTTGATGAAATTGGCGATATGCCACTGCATCTTCAAGTGAAGCTGCTTCGGGTATTGCAAGAAAGGAAAGTCGAGCGGATTGGCAGTTCACGTGCTAGTGCCGTCAATGTCAGAGTGATTGCCGCAACCCATCGCAACTTGGAAAGATTAGTAGCGTCAGGCGAATTCCGGGAAGATCTTTATTACCGTCTAAATGTGATTCCCTTGGTTATTCCGCCATTGCGGGAGCGTAAAGAAGATATCCCCTTATTAGTGTTGTACTATTTAAATTATTACTGTGGAGTGCTAGGGAAGAAGATTAATGGGGTTACTCCTGATGCGGTTGCTCTGCTCAGCCGCTATCCTTGGCCTGGCAATGTGCGGGAATTAGCGAATGTGATTGAATATGCTGTGACCATGGCTACTGGTGAATATATTAGTTTTGAAGTCTTGCCAAAACGAATCAAACAGGAAGAAAAGGTTGCCGTAACAACTGGTTGTCTGAATTTAAAAACTTTAGAGCGTGAAATCATTACTAAAGCCCTGGAAGCAGCTGCTGTTGACGGGCATAAAGATGCGGCTGCCAAACTGTTAGGAATTAGCCGGGCAACACTGTACCGTAAAATAAAAGAATATAACATTGCCGAACGTAAATTTTTTTCATAA
- a CDS encoding uracil permease, translated as MRADKSRHPVDEMLPFGQLFTYGLQHVLAMYAGAVAVPLIIANALGLSREQLIYLINADLFTCGIATLIQTLGFWKMGIRIPIIQGVTFAAVTPMIIIGKTHGLAGIYGSIIVAGLVTFLIAPYFSRLLRFFPPVVTGTIITIIGITLMPVAVRWAGGGNPAAPDFASANFIVVALITLVLVLFFYRYFTGFLSNIAVLLGLVCGTIIAMPFGLVNFSQVAGSAWLGITTPFAFGLPTFDVASIAAMVLVMLVVMTETTGDCIAIGEIIEKPIMQDDLSRCLRADGFSTILGGILNSFPYTAFAQNVGLVGLTRVRSRFVVAAAGAILVVLGLFPKLAAVIAAIPSPVLGGAGIAMFGMVAASGVKTLSRVSFDGTHNIMVVAISIGVGMITLAVPNFYHNFPSWAQVILHSGITAGSIAAIILNAVLNGTSVQLGKNTDHGA; from the coding sequence ATGCGAGCTGATAAAAGTCGTCACCCGGTTGATGAAATGCTGCCATTTGGGCAATTGTTTACTTATGGCTTGCAGCATGTTTTGGCGATGTATGCCGGAGCGGTCGCTGTGCCGCTGATTATTGCCAATGCATTGGGACTATCGCGTGAACAGTTAATTTATCTGATTAATGCCGACTTATTTACTTGTGGTATTGCTACTCTGATTCAGACACTTGGTTTTTGGAAAATGGGCATTCGCATACCGATCATTCAAGGCGTTACTTTTGCTGCTGTTACGCCCATGATCATTATTGGTAAGACCCATGGACTGGCAGGAATCTATGGCTCAATCATTGTTGCCGGACTTGTTACTTTTCTCATTGCGCCCTATTTTAGCCGCCTTCTGAGGTTTTTCCCTCCTGTTGTTACTGGCACGATTATTACCATCATCGGGATTACGCTGATGCCTGTTGCCGTCCGGTGGGCAGGGGGCGGAAATCCTGCTGCTCCAGACTTCGCCAGTGCTAACTTTATTGTTGTCGCATTAATCACGCTGGTACTGGTATTATTCTTCTATCGCTATTTTACGGGATTTCTCAGTAATATTGCTGTTCTGCTGGGCTTGGTCTGCGGTACAATTATCGCTATGCCGTTTGGGTTAGTCAACTTCTCGCAAGTGGCTGGCTCAGCTTGGCTTGGCATTACTACACCTTTCGCCTTTGGGCTGCCAACTTTTGATGTTGCATCCATTGCTGCCATGGTACTGGTGATGTTGGTCGTTATGACCGAAACAACGGGTGACTGTATTGCCATTGGTGAAATTATCGAAAAGCCAATCATGCAGGATGATTTAAGCCGTTGTTTACGGGCCGATGGCTTTTCGACCATTCTTGGCGGTATTCTAAACAGTTTTCCCTATACAGCTTTTGCGCAGAATGTGGGATTGGTTGGGTTGACTAGGGTCAGAAGCCGCTTTGTAGTAGCGGCAGCGGGTGCTATCTTAGTGGTGCTGGGGTTGTTTCCGAAGTTGGCGGCAGTTATTGCTGCGATTCCAAGCCCGGTTTTGGGAGGGGCAGGAATTGCCATGTTCGGTATGGTTGCCGCCAGCGGTGTTAAGACTTTATCACGGGTGTCCTTTGATGGTACTCACAACATTATGGTGGTGGCGATCAGCATTGGCGTAGGCATGATCACGCTGGCTGTGCCTAATTTTTATCACAATTTTCCCAGTTGGGCTCAGGTTATCCTGCACAGTGGGATTACTGCCGGCAGCATTGCGGCCATCATATTAAATGCCGTACTGAATGGAACCTCAGTACAGTTAGGCAAGAATACCGATCACGGCGCTTAA
- a CDS encoding peptidase, whose amino-acid sequence MLEHGFADVRNLAEQVKPEIARFLRELIAIPGESCGEEKVILRIKAEMEKVGFDRVEIDPMGNILGYIGKGKHLIAMDAHIDTVGIGNPDNWEYDPYQGYEDEEIIIGRGASDQLGGMASMVYAGKIIKDLGLEDDYTLVVVGSVQEEDCDGLCWQYIINEDKLRPEFVVITEPTDGKIYRGQRGRMEIKVTTQGISCHGSAPERGDNAIYKMAPILTELRALHENLLDHDFLGKGSLTVSEIFHTSPSRCAVADSCWISIDRRLTAGEDAELALRQIRNLPAVKAGDAQVAMYTYERPSYTGLVYPTDAYFPTWLIESGHPVCSALESAYCGLFNQMPVVDKWTFSTNGVSIMGRYGIPCIGFGPGHEDQAHAPNERTWKKELVAATAMYAMIPLIYVREYVTKMPENTANLVK is encoded by the coding sequence ATGTTGGAACATGGTTTTGCAGATGTCCGTAATTTGGCTGAGCAGGTGAAGCCAGAAATTGCCCGTTTTCTACGGGAATTAATTGCTATTCCAGGCGAAAGCTGCGGCGAAGAAAAGGTTATTTTACGTATTAAAGCTGAGATGGAAAAGGTCGGCTTTGACCGGGTTGAGATTGATCCGATGGGAAATATCCTGGGCTATATTGGTAAGGGAAAACATCTCATTGCTATGGATGCCCATATTGACACAGTGGGTATTGGCAATCCAGACAACTGGGAATATGATCCTTATCAAGGCTATGAAGATGAGGAAATCATTATCGGGCGCGGCGCCAGTGATCAACTTGGCGGGATGGCTTCCATGGTCTATGCGGGGAAAATTATCAAAGATTTAGGATTGGAAGATGATTATACGCTGGTTGTGGTCGGATCGGTTCAGGAAGAAGACTGTGATGGTCTTTGCTGGCAATATATTATCAATGAAGATAAGCTGCGGCCAGAATTTGTAGTTATCACCGAGCCGACTGATGGCAAAATTTATCGTGGTCAGCGCGGTCGTATGGAGATTAAAGTTACGACACAGGGCATTAGCTGCCATGGTTCGGCACCTGAACGGGGCGATAATGCGATTTATAAAATGGCACCCATTTTAACCGAATTGCGAGCATTGCATGAAAATCTGCTGGATCATGATTTCCTTGGCAAAGGCAGTCTGACAGTATCAGAAATTTTTCATACCTCACCGTCAAGGTGTGCAGTAGCAGATAGCTGCTGGATATCGATTGACCGGCGTTTGACTGCCGGTGAGGACGCTGAACTGGCTTTACGGCAGATTCGCAATCTGCCGGCGGTAAAAGCTGGGGATGCCCAAGTTGCGATGTATACGTATGAGCGGCCTTCCTATACGGGGCTCGTTTATCCCACCGATGCTTACTTTCCCACTTGGTTGATTGAGAGCGGGCATCCGGTGTGCTCGGCGTTGGAGAGTGCTTATTGCGGCTTGTTTAATCAAATGCCGGTGGTTGATAAATGGACATTTTCGACCAATGGTGTTTCGATTATGGGGCGCTATGGAATACCCTGTATTGGTTTTGGTCCTGGGCATGAAGATCAGGCGCATGCACCTAATGAACGTACCTGGAAGAAAGAATTGGTTGCAGCGACAGCCATGTACGCAATGATTCCCCTCATTTATGTGCGGGAATATGTGACGAAAATGCCGGAAAATACGGCTAACTTAGTTAAGTAG
- a CDS encoding ornithine carbamoyltransferase, whose amino-acid sequence MHSVFRGRHFIDLEDFNKEEVDTMLEVSLDLKKKFAMGVPTPYLQYQTMFMMFFEQSTRTRNSMEAGFAQLGGHAGFLDSSSMQIAHGESAKDTAIILSRFGHAIACRYCNWEIGNKYLNEMAKWSTVPIMNLQCDLYHPFQALADLMTMKEKIGDLKRVKVSIIWAYAESHKKPISVPVSQVLLFPRYGMDVTLAHPKGWELPDWVIEKAKANAARYGGTVTITDNEEEAYRDAHIVIPKNWGNWVTDQTGAAASGAAVVIDHKLMSQRSWKCTESKIALADKNVMYMHALPADRNNEVEDSVIDGPHSIVYDEAENRLHTAKAVMTLLMGGR is encoded by the coding sequence GTGCATTCAGTTTTTCGTGGCAGACATTTCATTGATCTGGAAGATTTCAACAAAGAAGAAGTCGACACCATGCTGGAAGTATCCTTAGACCTGAAGAAAAAATTTGCTATGGGCGTTCCAACTCCCTATTTGCAGTATCAGACCATGTTTATGATGTTTTTCGAACAATCAACCCGCACTCGTAACTCTATGGAAGCCGGTTTTGCCCAGCTTGGCGGTCATGCTGGCTTTCTGGATTCGAGCAGTATGCAAATTGCTCATGGGGAAAGTGCAAAAGATACAGCCATTATTTTGTCACGCTTTGGTCATGCCATTGCCTGCCGGTATTGCAATTGGGAAATCGGCAATAAGTATCTTAATGAGATGGCCAAATGGTCAACTGTTCCGATCATGAACTTACAATGCGATTTATATCATCCTTTCCAAGCGTTGGCTGACCTCATGACCATGAAGGAGAAAATCGGTGATTTAAAACGGGTAAAAGTCTCCATTATTTGGGCTTACGCCGAGAGTCACAAAAAGCCTATTTCTGTACCGGTATCTCAAGTGCTATTATTTCCTCGGTATGGCATGGATGTTACGCTGGCTCATCCCAAGGGCTGGGAATTGCCGGATTGGGTTATCGAGAAGGCCAAAGCCAATGCTGCACGGTACGGCGGCACTGTGACGATCACTGATAATGAGGAGGAAGCTTACCGGGATGCGCATATTGTCATTCCGAAAAATTGGGGTAACTGGGTGACTGACCAGACTGGCGCTGCTGCTTCTGGTGCTGCCGTGGTGATTGATCATAAATTGATGTCCCAGCGCAGCTGGAAATGTACCGAAAGCAAAATAGCCTTGGCTGATAAAAATGTCATGTATATGCACGCTTTACCGGCAGATCGTAATAATGAAGTTGAAGATTCAGTCATTGATGGTCCTCACTCGATTGTCTATGATGAGGCCGAGAATCGTCTGCATACTGCTAAGGCAGTGATGACACTATTGATGGGTGGGCGATAA